One Natrinema salaciae genomic region harbors:
- a CDS encoding SUI1 family translation initiation factor — translation MADEDDLDDLLDELDSQGDLETSQQVLSIRTESRRYDKPVTIIEGFDLSQSEIKSTASDLKRSLGTGGTVDDERIELQGDHRDRLPALLRDRGFDVRE, via the coding sequence ATGGCAGACGAAGACGACCTCGACGACCTGCTCGACGAACTCGACAGTCAGGGCGACCTCGAGACCTCCCAGCAGGTGCTTTCGATCCGGACCGAGAGCCGTCGGTACGACAAACCGGTGACGATCATCGAGGGGTTCGATCTCTCCCAGTCGGAGATCAAATCGACGGCCTCGGACCTCAAGCGTTCGCTGGGCACGGGCGGAACGGTCGACGACGAACGGATCGAACTGCAGGGAGATCACCGCGACCGCCTCCCGGCGCTGCTCCGTGATCGGGGGTTCGACGTTCGCGAGTGA